The following DNA comes from Castor canadensis chromosome 15, mCasCan1.hap1v2, whole genome shotgun sequence.
CAAAGCCATATGCTCCAGCGTGTGCTGAACGCAATGCAGTTCCTGTGGGTGCTGGGCCAGGCCACGGTGGACGGGCTGACGCGCTGGCTGTGCGCGTTCACGAGGCACCACCGCACCATGAGTGATGTGCTGCGAGCTGAGCGCTACATGCTCACACAGGAGCTCCTGCGGGTGAGCCCGGCCCACCCTGCCCGCGACCCTTGCCCTACACCACACCCACACCTGCTCTTCAGCCTGTGCCAAGCGCAATGTACTGGGCCAATCCCAGCAGCCGAGACCACTCCCCATGCCCTGCAGGGTGGCGAGGTGCACCGGGGTGTGCTAGACCAGCTTTACGTGAGCGAAGTGGAGACTGCACTGTCAGCCCCCCAGGAGGCCCGTGATGGACCCAGCACCGCATCAAGGCAGGTGGAAGGCCCCAGGGGCTGGGCGTGAGCCAGGAATCCTCTTGGTCCCAAAGCAAGGGCTGACCCCTAAGCTCCTGAGGGGCCAACCCAGCCCTCACATCCCTCTGGGGTGCTCCACGGTCCCTCCCCCGAGCAGTGGGCCACATGAGGTTGAGGTGGGACTGACTCAGCTCCCCTCCCACAGTGGGCTGGGAGCTGAGGAGCCACTGAGCAGCATGACGGATGACACTGGCAGCCCCCTGAGCACTGGCTACAACACCCGCAGTGGCAGCGAGGAGATTGTCACAGATGCTGGGGACCTGGACACTGGGGCTGCCCTGCATGGCTCCCAGGAGCTTCTGGCCCACGCTCGCACACGAATGCGTACAGCCAGCGAGCTGCTCCTAGACAGGTGGCAAGGGCGGGGCTGTGTGTTCTCACTGAGCCTCTGGGGAGGTGtgtggggcaggggaggagctGGGCTCCAAAGCCCAGGCCTGGGGGCAGAGCCTGCCACCTCTGTGGCTGCCTGGGCTTTGGAGCTGAGGGGCAGGCCCCACTGCTTCCTCCAACCTCGTGTGGCCCCACTGCAGGCGCCTGTCCATCCCAGAGCTGGAGGAGGCTGAGCGGTTCGCAGCAGAGCAGGGCCGAGCACTGCGGCTGCTGCAGGCCCTGTACCTGTGTGTGGCTGCCCACTCGGAGCTGGTCTGCTACTTCATCATCATCCTCAACCACATGGTGACAGCCTCGGCCGCCTCCCTGCTGCTGCCCGTGCTCGTCTTCCTGTGGGCCATGCTGACCATCCCGAGGCCCAGCAAGCGCTTCTGGATGACCGCCATTGTCTTCACCGAGGTGGGCTGCGGTCAGtagggttgggggtggggtggcctGGCCCCGTGCTGAGCCCCCTGTCCCGCAGGTCATGGTGGTCACCAAGTACCTGTTCCAGTTTGGCTTCTTCCCCTGGAACAGCCATGCGGTGTTAAGGCGCTACGAGAACAAGCCCTACTTCCCACCACGCATCCTGGGCCTGGAGAAGACAGACGGCTACATCCGGTATGACCTGGTGCAGCTCATGGCGCTCTTCTTCCACCGTTCCCAGTTGCTGGTGAGTGCCCCTCAGACCCAGGGGGAAGCTGGAAATTAAGTGGCTGGCGGTGCCTCAGGTCAGCCTTCTCACTGCCCTGCCCTGCCACAGTGCTACGGCCTCTGGGACCACGATGAGGACCCACTCCCCAAGGAGCATGGCAGGAGCAGCGGGAAGGACCGAGGGGCTGAGGAGGGGCCAGTGACCCTGCTGGCACCCCAGACTCAGGCAGACACAGGGCACCCAGAGGAGCCAGGGCTGGCTGGAACCACCAAGGACCACATCCCAGCGGAAGTGAGTGTCGGAGCCCAGGACAGGATCCCAGAGCCCCAAGTGGACCTGAAGGGCCGAGACCTGAGGCGCCTCAACCTGCGCttcaggaggaggaaagagagcccAGCATCCAAAGGAGGAGTGGCCATCGGTAAAACAGCTTGACCTGCTCCTGGGTAGGGGGAGATGACAGGGATGGCCACCAGCCAGCATGGGGGCGACCTGGATTCCAGGTACTTGGGGACTATTTCTGGGAAAGAGAGAACTCACGGCTGCTTGCAGGATCCTCCCTGCTCCTGCCCCTGGGGCTGTCCCTTTGTAGGTGAGCAGGGGGCGACCACTGTGCTCAGCCTGCTTGTCTGCAAAGTGGGACAATGCCAGCCCCTGGAGGTGATCAGGAGCCAGACTTGTCCCTGATGGACTTGGTCAGCAGCACTTCTCCCTGACAGAGTCTGAaaacagggaggaggaggaggaggagaaagaggctgAGGGGAGGAAGAAGCCAAGTCGCTCCCGAGAAATGATGAAGGCGGCTGGGCGCCGGCTGCAGAACCTCTGCCTGTCACTGTGAGTGAACCTGGCCTGGGAGCTGCCACAGCAGTGGGGTAGGGAGGAGTGCCCAGGGGTGGGCATCTAGCTGAGGCCACCTGCCCACAGGGCCAGAAGCATGCACCAGCCCCTGCGGCGTTTCTTCCACGACATTCTACACAGCAAGTACCGCGCAGCCACGGACGTCTACGCGCTCATGTTCCTGGCAGACGTTGTCGACTTCGTCATCATCATCTTTGGCTTCTGGGCCTTTGGGGTGAGCTGGCCTGGGCCCCCCATGGTGTAGGGCAGCAGCTGCCAGGCCCCCGCCTCCAGCTTCGTCTCTCCTGTGTTCTTTGGCTTACAGAAGCACTCAGCAGCCACAGACATTACATCCTCACTATCAGATGACCAGGTGCCAGAGGCCTTCCTGGTCATGCTTCTGATCCAGTTCAGCACCATGGTCATCGACCGCGCCCTCTACCTGCGCAAGACCGTGCTGGGCAAGCTGGCTTTCCAGGTGGTCCTGGTGCTGGCCATCCACCTCTGGATGTTCTTTGTCTTGCCGGCTGTCACTGAGAGGCAAGTGCTGTGGGCTGCTGGAACCCCAAGGGGACTGGTCTGTCTGGGGACGCAGAAGTCACCACGCATGGCGGCAGCGGCGGGGGGTGTCCAGGGCTCTGGCCTCCTGGACTCTGTTTCTGATGGGATGCCTCCCCTGCCACCCCATCCCAGGATGTTCAGCCAGAACGCAGTGGCCCAGCTGTGGTACTTCGTGAAGTGCATCTATTTCGCCCTGTCTGCCTACCAGATCCGCTGCGGCTACCCCACCCGCATCCTCGGTAACTTCCTCACCAAGAAGTACAACCACCTGAACCTCTTCCTCTTCCAGGGGTGAGTGTGGTCTGCCCAGGCGTCAGGGAGCAGGCAGCAACTGGGACAGCTGGCCTCATGGAACCCTGGCCTTGGCAGGTTCCGACTGGTGCCGTTCCTGGTGGAGCTGCGGGCAGTCATGGACTGGGTATGGACAGACACCACGCTGTCCCTATCCAGCTGGATGTGTGTGGAGGACATCTATGCTAACATCTTCATCATCAAGTGCAGCCGAGAGACGGAGAAGGTGCTGGATAGCCCATGGGTGCCAGAGGCCAAAAAAGCAACTGTGGGCCAGAGAAAGGAGCTTTCTGAAACTCCTCTGGGCAGCTGGACGTGGGCCCTGAGGGTAGAAAGGACAGTGGCCTGGGCCCTCGGGCTTGCAGCAGAGCTGTGGGGAGCACAGcctggtggaggtggaggtggggggcaggCAGACACTGGCTGGCAACTGCTTTTGTGTACGGCTCAGTGGTCTAACATTGATAAAACTCTGCATCCATCACTTCCCAGCCTGTCGATCTTAGTCTACCTCCTGTCACTGTGAATCTGCCTGTTACAGTTGCTTCCTAAAACAGAACCAGGTGGTACCTGCCCTGTTGTCTGGCTCCCTTCCCTCAGCAGTGTTTCTAAGGCTCTTGCACATCATAGGTCAGTTCTTCACTCCTTTTCATGGCTGAGCTGTGCTCCATGGTGTCAAGGGACCCTCTGCTGATGGACTGCTAGGTTGTTTCCACCTTGTGGCTACTGCGTGTCCATGGGCAGCCACCTAGAAGTGGAGCCGCTCTGGTCAGATTTTAAGGACCTGCCTGTTTTCCAAGTGGTTGCACCACTCCAAGTAGCAGTGTAAAGGCTCTAATTTCTGACAACTTGTCACTCAGCTTTTTGATGACAGCCATCTCAAGGGTGAGCCATGGAAGCTCACCGTGGCTGAGTTCATCACAGCTGTGAAGAGCATCTGTCCATGTgttcatctttggagaaatgtctttgCCTCGGGTTCTGCCTCTGTTACCAAGTGGTAGGAGCTCTCACTGGGTACCGTGGCCACTCGAGCCTCACCTCACAGCTGGGCTGTAGCTTCTCTCCCATGCCGGGCTGCCTCTTCACTTTCGTGATGGTCTTTTGAAGTACAAGTGAGTTCAGAAATACCCAGTTTGCCTTTTTCCGCTTTGCTCAAGTTTTTGGTGTTATTTCCGAGTCCTCTGCCAAGCCCAAGAACACTAGCTTGTTTCTTCACACCACGCCCTTTGACCCTCACTTGTTTCCGTGtgtctggggggtggggaggactaCTTTCTCGTGCTGTGCATGACGTCCCAGCCCTGTTTGTCGGAGAGCTGTTCCCACCAAGTAGTGTCCGCGCAGTGTCTAGAATCCTTGGGATTTATTTCAGGGCATCAGTTCTGTTCAGCCACCTGCGTCTCTCCTTACGCCAGGACTGACTGGGCTGACGCTAGCCTCGCACCGATGGCAGGTCACAGGTTAGAGCCCATGGTCCTGTGAGAGGCTGGGAGGCTGATGGGGTCTCGCCCTCCACCCTGCAGAGGTACCCGCAGCCCAAGgggcagaagaagaagaagattgtCAAGTACGGCATGGGTGGCCTCATCGTCCTCTTCCTGGTCGCCATCATCTGGTTCCCGCTGCTCTTCATGTCACTGGTGCGCTCTGTGGTCGGTGTTGTCAACCAGCCCATCGATGTCACTGTCACCCTCAAGCTGGGAGGCTATGAGGTAAGCAGCTGCCAGCCCTCTGTTCACCTGGCACAGCAGGCTGTGCCCCCTGTCCTGCTCCTGTCCCATGGACCCTGTGCAGAGCTCTGTGCACCAGCTCATGTTTGCCTTGTCCCTAGCCTCTGTTCACCATGAGTGCCCAGCAGCCGTCCATTGTGCCCTTCACGCCCCAGGCCTATGAGGAGCTCTCTCGGCAGTTTGATCCCTACCCGGTGAGTGCCCCCCCTCtcacccccccctccccccgccactGCGTTCAGCTGATGGGAAGAGGTGGCCTGGCAGGGTGGGGGTGGCCAGCTGTGCAAAGTGAGTGTGCCCCGCAACAGCTGGCCATGCAGTTCATCAGCCAGTACAGCCCTGAGGACATCGTCACGGCACAGATTGAGGGCAGCTCTGGGGCACTGTGGCGCATCAGCCCCCCAAGCCGGGCTCAGATGAAGCGGGAACTGTACAATGGCACAGCTGACATCACTCTGCGCTTCACCTGGAACTTCCAGAGGTGGGTCCTGAGTCTGGAGGGCCTGGGGGCCTAAGCTTGCAGTGGGTCACACCATGTCTACCCTCAGGGACCTGGCCAAGGGCGGCACTGTGGAATACACCAATGAAAAGCACACCCTGGAGTTGGCCCCCAACAGTACCGAGCGGAGGCAGCTGGCCCGCCTACTCGAGGGCACGTCGGACGAGTCAGTGTGAGTGGGGGCTCTGGTGGGATGGACAGTGTGCAGAAGAGCTGGGATGGCCCTGACACAACGGCTCTGCCCACAGGGTCATTCCCAATCTCTTCCCCAAGTACATCCGTGCCCCCAATGGGCCAGAAGCCAACCCTGTGAAGCAGCTGCAGCCCAGTGAGTACGGGGGTGAGGGATGCTGGGACACAGCCTCAGCCCTGGGATGGGATGGTGGCCCATGGCTCCAACTGTCCCAACTCTGACCCAGACGAGGAAGCCGACTACCTTGGCGTGCGTGTCCAGTTGCGGAGGGAGCAAGTGGGTGCAGGGGCCTCGGGCTTCCTGGAGTGGTGGGTCATTGAACTGCAGGACTGCAGTGCTGACTGCAATCTGCTGCCCATGGTCATCTTCAGCGACAAGGTCAGCCCACCCAGCCTCGGCTTCCTGGCTGGCTATGGGTGAGTAAGGGGACGAGGGGCCTCCTGCAGCTCTGGGTGGGTGCTGGCCAACAGCCCCAGGCCTCACCCTTCCCTCCTGGCAGGATCATGGGGCTGTATGTGTCCATCGTGCTGGTCATAGGCAAATTTGTGCGAGGCTTCTTCAGTGAGATCTCACACTCCATCATGTTTGAGGAGCTGCCCTGTGTGGACCGTGTCCTGAAACTGTGTCAGGACATCTTCCTGGTGCGGGAGACACGTGAGCTGGAGCTGGAGGAAGAGCTATATGCCAAGCTCATCTTCCTGTACCGCTCACCTGAGACCATGATCAAGTGGACGCGTGAGAAGGAGTAGGCGCCCTGTGCCTGGGCACCGGGAATGAAGGAGCCACCCAGGGGCAGCAATCCTCAGGCCAGGGCACCGCTGTCCAAGGCCACCAGCTGTGATATATCTTCCCTGGCCCATCTGAGCCCTGATGCTGCTGTCAGAAGGACCTATCACCCCATGGGCCCAGTGTAGCCCAGGGATGGCCACACTGGGCCTGGGGGTGCAGCCCTGCCTTCCCCACATGTACTGTAGagttttctaattaaaaatgtttttatttatacaaaTGGCCAGCCATAGGCTTGTCTCATCCTTGCCGTCACAGCTCTGTCACACTGCCTGGTGTACCCTTGAGGTTCAGCTCTGCACAGTGTCTGCCTCATTGTCACTGTCCTCGATCAGGTACTCCTGAATCTCCTGCATGACCCAGGCCCTGCAGCGGGGAGGAGGGGGAGTGCACAGTGGGAACCAGCCCTGAGGGACCCCCCCAGAAGGAGCTCCCAGAAGAGCAGGCACCAGTACCTCTGGCTGCGGAGCTGGGCCTCGGCCAGGATGTAGGGGGGCAGTGTGTCCGGGGAGGGCTGCAAGAGAAGCCAATGTTGGGTGAGGGGCTTGAACCTGGCCATGCCCACTGCTGCAAGGAGGGAAGTCTCACAGGTCTAGGGTGGCCATCCACTCACCAGGTCCTTCATGGTCACCCGGCAGCCATAGCACAACTGCTCGCTGACAGAGGCAGAGGGGTCCTCTCTGTGGAAGCAGAGCTGGATCTGTGCCTGGTCTCACAGGCACAGTGAGAGGAGGaacaagacagggtctcacctccTACAAGCTACCCTGCAGCAGCTCTGGTCCTGGCCCTTGTCTGCAGTGCAGCAAGACGGGATGGCCATCCCAGCCTCAGTCTGTGACGTCTGTGAGAGACGCAAGGAGGTCTGAGCCCCAAAGGCTGTGGCACTGTCTGTAAGCAGAGAGGGGCTGAGGAGAGCCTGAGGTTGCTGAACCCCAACACCCACTTCCCTGGTTTGCCCACTCCCACCCAGTACCCCAAGAAGACCTGCACAAACCATTGGTGTCGATGTCCAGCGCACACATGCAGAGGAGGCAGTGGGGACCTGAGAGGCTAGCGGCACAGCCCTCCCTGGGGGCTTTGACCAGCTTCTCACTTGTCCTGTGGGCAGGTGGGGACAGGTCACAAGTACACAGGAGACTATGCTACTTCCTGAGCCCTGGCCCAAGCTCGGGGAATGGCTTAGCAGCCCAACCTGTACATACACACCTGTACACAGTGCTGACTGTGGAGGGGAACTGGGTCTGCAGCCTGAGGATGAAGGCCTCCATCAGCCGGTGGATGCTGGCCTTTTCAGGGGCCTAAGCACATTTGGATGGGGACTGAGAGGTCCTAGAGCTGGTTGGTGCTGTAGGCTTCACACACCAGCCCCTTGAAGCCCCACTGCTGGGGCTGTGGAACTTTTACAGTGTGCTGACAAGGTCATCTCACCACCCCATTACCTCTGGATGGCTAGGGCTAGCTATGCCCCTTGGAGACCCTAGAGGACACAGCTACTGGCCCCATACAAGACAGGATAGCAGGTGTTGAGGCCAGAGGACTCAACACAGGACTGGAGGGTTAGTGTTTGTGTAGACCCAGTTTGGGTCCCTGACCAGTTATGTCTGTTGGCCAGTTATGACCCTGTGTTGAGGGGAGGCCACCCCAGCCTGGCCCATGTAGCTCACACTGGTGGGCCCACCTTGGTGTCAACAGCTGGCGTGAAGACTGAAGGGACAGCAAACAGGCGGTTGTAGAAGGCCACCTCCTTCAGTGTGTGGTCCCTCATGGGCCGTACTATCACCACATCCCCATGCCGCTCATCTGAGAAGCCCTGGGGGTTGGAGGCTGTGTGGCTGACGTCCTAGCTGCCCACGCCCCCATGTCCCAGCTGGAGTAGGTCCCAGGCCCCTCCTCCATGTGGAGCCCCAGGACCCACAGAtgctttcaagtgaaggcagccAAAGGGAAGACTGGGAGAGGCACCCAGCCCATGTACCGTATCCCAGGCGAGGAAGGCCCCTCTCCCCAGGGCCAGGTTGGTCATGAGCTTGATGGCTAGGCGGGTGCAGCTGTCCCCGGTCATCACCTTGGAGTAGCCATGAATTCGGGCCACGTGCAGAATCAGGTGGGTCCTATAACAAGAGGCAGTATTTCAGGGGCCGCGGCAGAGGTCCCATAGGCTGAGGTGGGACCTGGGGGGTGGGCTCACCGCAGGGTCTGCAAAAGCTCCTCCTTGGCAGTCAGCGTCTTTGCGGAGTCAAATAATCTGGATAGGGCCTCCGTCTGGGAGGCTGTGGGGAACTCAGCTGGGCCCAGAGGAGCCTGAGTTTGGGGCAGGTCCAGCTGCTCCTCTCCTTGAGCTGGGCTGATGTTGCTGTCAGCCCCTAGATTGTGCTGCTGCTGCAGGAAGCTGTCCACGGCCGCCTTGTAGGCCCCCTTGGCCCCGGATGACTCCCGGGCAGAGCAGCGCAGCACTGATGGTGTCAGGTTGAATACCTGCCAGGGTGCAGGAAAGGGCACTGAGTCCAAGGCCTATACTAGGGAAACTGAGTGTCAGGGCAGGAGGCCCATGGGCTGGCCCCAACAAGCAAGCATGTGGTTCTCACAGTCATCCCCAGAGGTCACCTCCAAGGCTGTTTCCCAGGGCAGGCCTACCCACCTCCTCTAAGGCAACCACATGCCATGGGAAGCCAACAGTTTGAAGGATCAGCTTCACCTCAGCGAGGGTCTTGGCTCTGTCCTCTGGGCTTTGGCCGCAGGCTGCTCCCTCTGCAAAACCGGTAGAAAGGAGGCTAAGGGCTTGCATAGGAGAAGCCTGAGATGGAGCAGGCTTAGGGGCCAAGTCCTCACAGACAAATCCCACAAGGCCATGCTTTGCACCAGGGCCATTTAAGGCAGGTGCCAGTCTTTTCCTCTGGGGAGGGGGCCATTTTCAGATATGGCACAGGTTCCCCCTTGTGGCTAGAGATGCCACTAAGAACTGAACTTGCCACCACTGAACTTGTGTTTCTCAGCCTGGGATGCCAAGACAGGACAGAGCAGACACTCCTGCCCCCCACACTTTGGGACAGTCTGAGACTCCAGAATAGTGGTGCTCTCTGATGCTAGAACCATCCCCACCAGGGCCTCAATGTGGGGACAACACAGCCCTCTGGGCAGGCCTTCCAAAAGGAGGATCAATAGGGCTGTCACTAAGTAGTTAGAGCCTGCGAGACACATACCATCAACAAAGATGACTCCAGGCACAAAGCGCAGTTTTTTGGCAGAATCCTGACTCAGGCCCTAGAAGGAGAAGTGTTGGGGACTTAGACCCCAGTTTTAAGCCACAGGGCACTTTCCAGCTGAGACCATTTCTCTGGATTTAAGATCCTCCTGGAAGTGAACAAAGCTGTTCAGACTTGAGAGCCAGCAGACCCTGTGAATAAGGCTGACCTTAAAGGCAGGCCATGGGTCTGAGACCCCCTACACACACAGTAAAACATGAAACCTCAGAACCTACCAGTCTGTCCCTGATGCCCCAGCAACCTGAGGTAAGCACCAAGGCCACTGTACCTCCTGCTGGGCATCTTGGACCCCTCAGAAAGAGTTCTTATATATAAGAACAGAGGTGACGACTGCTGGGGAGGGTCAGCAGGGCTCAAGAAGAACCATGCTGGGCACTGGACGAATGGTCTCACAGTGGGAACTTATTTCACCTCTACGCAAGAGGGTTAGAGGACCCCTGGGAGAGAACCGACCATAGCAATGTTCTGCAGGCTGCCCTCCCTGGGCACTGCCCTATGCCAGGCTCAGCCTGGACCACTGACACCCATCCCCAAGACCACAGCCTCCTCACCAGCCCTTCAGTCTGCACCCTCACAGGAAGTACTGTGGGAGTATGCGTGTCCACCCCTATGCCAAGGCCCCTCTCTCAGAAACGTCACACACCTTTGCAGTCTCCTGGGTCTATGGCTTGAGCTCCCACTCTATCTGCCCCTCCCTGCACATGCTGCCCTCTCTGCCTAGACCACTTCTCCTGGCAAACACTTCCCACCTCTCACAAGACTTACTTGGGTAAGCTGCAACATCGTGGTGATGCAGGTTGGGAGATGGGCAGAGCTAAACTGGGGTACAGCTGGGTACCTGACACAGCTTCTGGTTTGTGCACCTACTATACACATGAGCTTGCAGGCACATCCACTTGAAGCCTTGAAGGTTTAATGCAGCAGGCCTAGCTGTGCAGAAATGGCTTAAGCACTCACTAAATACAGGGACCTACACCCCTCCTAAAACTAAACACACCTGCTAGCTGTCCCACCAGGGAGTATGCTGTTCTCTTTAGTGTCCAccagtctacggccataccaccctgaacatacCTAATCTCGTTTAGTGTCCACCAAGAGCCCTTCAGTGTTGGTTGAGAAGGGAAGTCCCCCCACCCAACTCAACCCAGTAGTTTGGGCCTGGGGGGTGGTGTAGACGCACCTCAAGGACTTGCCAGACCATGGAGCTGGATGAAGGACCCCCAGACCATGCCAAGAGCACCTGGGAGAGATGAAACATCAGCAAAGGCACACAGCTTCAACACACATGGGTCTATCCCAGCCCATGGACAGCCTGACACTAAGTCCACCCTCAAAGCCCAGGGATGGCAGGCCAGCTGTGGTGAGGACAGGCCATCTGCAGGAGGGACATGAGGGACTGAACACTGAGCCCCAGGGCCAATCTACCTTCTCTCCAGGAAAGATGAGGCGGTTCTTTCCCAGCATGGCTCTGAATTTGTGCACATAGAGGGCCTTGAAGCAATCCCTGTAACACAGATGCCAAGGAAGGCTGTTGTAAGCCTGCCAGCTGGGAGCAGCCCAAGGTCCCATTGGGCTGTAGCATCCTTCTCTTAGTAACGCCCAACCTTAGAGGCAGCATCTTCACATGGAGGCTCTGCCAGAGCCTGATGAAAGGCTAGGTGGAGGGGCTCTCCAAGATGCAGCTCCCAGGGGTACCAGGGTTCACAGGGACACACCCAGGCCCCAGTGCGTGTGAGCAGCACAGGACATGGAATCTGTAACTAATGCCCTGTAAGTACTCAGAAGAGCTGACTGGTGAAAAGGGTGGACTCAGGCCAGTGCAGGGTGAGGCAACCCTTGACCCCCACAAGAAAACCTACTAATGGGCTGCTTCCAAGACCTTCACAGGCAGAAGTACCACCTCTCTGGGGTGAAAAGGGGGGAAGCACTAAGCA
Coding sequences within:
- the Ctu2 gene encoding cytoplasmic tRNA 2-thiolation protein 2 isoform X1; this encodes MCEVGEDYAGPAPGEPPSTPRPGREQKCVKCKEGPPVVVIRAGDAFCRDCFKALYVHKFRAMLGKNRLIFPGEKVLLAWSGGPSSSSMVWQVLEGLSQDSAKKLRFVPGVIFVDEGAACGQSPEDRAKTLAEVKLILQTVGFPWHVVALEEVFNLTPSVLRCSARESSGAKGAYKAAVDSFLQQQHNLGADSNISPAQGEEQLDLPQTQAPLGPAEFPTASQTEALSRLFDSAKTLTAKEELLQTLRTHLILHVARIHGYSKVMTGDSCTRLAIKLMTNLALGRGAFLAWDTGFSDERHGDVVIVRPMRDHTLKEVAFYNRLFAVPSVFTPAVDTKAPEKASIHRLMEAFILRLQTQFPSTVSTVYRTSEKLVKAPREGCAASLSGPHCLLCMCALDIDTNDSATAFGAQTSLRLSQTSQTEAGMAIPSCCTADKGQDQSCCRVACRREDPSASVSEQLCYGCRVTMKDLPSPDTLPPYILAEAQLRSQRAWVMQEIQEYLIEDSDNEADTVQS
- the Ctu2 gene encoding cytoplasmic tRNA 2-thiolation protein 2 isoform X2 — encoded protein: MCEVGEDYAGPAPGEPPSTPRPGREQKCVKCKEGPPVVVIRAGDAFCRDCFKALYVHKFRAMLGKNRLIFPGEKVLLAWSGGPSSSSMVWQVLEGLSQDSAKKLRFVPGVIFVDEGAACGQSPEDRAKTLAEVFNLTPSVLRCSARESSGAKGAYKAAVDSFLQQQHNLGADSNISPAQGEEQLDLPQTQAPLGPAEFPTASQTEALSRLFDSAKTLTAKEELLQTLRTHLILHVARIHGYSKVMTGDSCTRLAIKLMTNLALGRGAFLAWDTGFSDERHGDVVIVRPMRDHTLKEVAFYNRLFAVPSVFTPAVDTKAPEKASIHRLMEAFILRLQTQFPSTVSTVYRTSEKLVKAPREGCAASLSGPHCLLCMCALDIDTNDSATAFGAQTSLRLSQTSQTEAGMAIPSCCTADKGQDQSCCRVACRREDPSASVSEQLCYGCRVTMKDLPSPDTLPPYILAEAQLRSQRAWVMQEIQEYLIEDSDNEADTVQS